In the genome of Deinococcus sp. KSM4-11, one region contains:
- a CDS encoding SDR family oxidoreductase, translating to MDLGLNGQPAVVLAASAGLGFATAHALAREGAHVALCSRDLNRAQDAARRIGEATGTPVRAYAADVADADSLTSFIDTAARDLGGLKILVCNAGGPPPGNFAALGEAQWAAAYQLTLMSVVRSVSAALPHLKAGGGGRILALLSSSVKRPLDNLTLSNALRPAVHGLCKSLSVELGPDNIQVNGLAPGRVLTERIQQLDEAAATRRGTTWQAVREASEREVPMGRLGTPDEFGQVAAFLCSPAAQYVNGSTLLVDGGAVTAL from the coding sequence ATGGACCTCGGACTCAACGGCCAGCCTGCCGTCGTGCTCGCCGCCAGCGCGGGCTTGGGCTTCGCCACGGCCCACGCACTCGCCCGTGAAGGGGCCCACGTCGCGCTGTGCTCGCGCGACCTGAACCGCGCCCAGGACGCTGCCCGGCGCATCGGGGAGGCCACCGGCACGCCAGTCCGTGCCTACGCCGCCGACGTGGCCGACGCCGACAGCCTGACCTCGTTCATCGACACGGCGGCCCGCGACCTCGGCGGCCTGAAGATCCTCGTATGCAACGCCGGCGGCCCCCCGCCCGGCAACTTTGCGGCCCTGGGCGAGGCGCAGTGGGCGGCGGCGTACCAGCTCACGCTGATGAGCGTCGTGCGCAGCGTCAGCGCCGCGCTGCCGCACCTGAAGGCCGGCGGCGGCGGACGCATCCTGGCCCTGCTGAGCAGCAGCGTCAAGCGGCCGCTGGACAACCTCACGCTGTCCAACGCCCTGCGCCCGGCCGTGCACGGCCTGTGCAAGTCGCTGAGCGTGGAACTCGGCCCCGACAACATCCAGGTGAACGGCCTGGCACCGGGCCGCGTGTTGACCGAACGCATCCAGCAACTCGACGAGGCCGCCGCCACCCGCCGGGGCACGACGTGGCAGGCGGTGCGCGAGGCCTCCGAGCGTGAGGTGCCGATGGGCCGCCTCGGCACGCCCGACGAGTTCGGGCAGGTCGCCGCGTTCCTGTGCTCCCCGGCCGCGCAGTACGTGAACGGCAGCACCCTGCTCGTCGATGGCGGCGCCGTCACGGCCCTCTAG